A genome region from Labilibaculum antarcticum includes the following:
- a CDS encoding ABC transporter ATP-binding protein, with translation MLTTNNLTKSYNEVNALNNVSLSIKEGELYGLLGPNGAGKTTTINILSSLLKPDSGEILYQGKSLYQNLSESKRMIGVVPQEIALYEDLTAIENLKFWGTLYGIKGKKQQSKIEELLEFLGLSDRKNHKIKTYSGGMKRRINIAAALLHDPTIVFMDEPTVGIDPQSRNLIFEVIQELHSRGLTMIYTTHYMEEAERLCDRIGIIDEGKIIAEGSLEELKKSSKIKEEIHVKFTNTLKTDLSNISNHFNGQLLIQENQMVLSTSQANTDLPSLIQMCTHANLHLERLDVKSLSLESVFLELTGKSLRD, from the coding sequence ATGCTTACTACCAACAACCTAACCAAATCCTACAACGAAGTAAATGCTCTTAACAATGTTTCTCTCTCCATAAAGGAAGGCGAATTGTACGGCCTATTAGGACCAAACGGTGCAGGCAAAACCACAACAATAAACATTTTAAGTTCGCTGCTTAAACCAGATAGCGGAGAAATTCTTTATCAGGGCAAATCTCTTTACCAAAACCTTAGCGAATCTAAAAGAATGATTGGCGTTGTTCCGCAGGAAATTGCTCTCTATGAAGACCTAACAGCCATTGAGAATTTAAAATTCTGGGGAACTTTGTACGGCATAAAAGGCAAAAAACAGCAATCAAAAATAGAAGAACTCCTGGAATTCTTAGGCTTATCGGATCGGAAAAATCACAAAATTAAAACCTATTCGGGTGGAATGAAAAGAAGGATTAATATTGCAGCCGCCCTTCTTCACGATCCCACGATCGTTTTTATGGATGAGCCAACCGTAGGCATCGATCCGCAAAGTAGAAATCTTATTTTCGAAGTCATACAAGAATTACATTCACGTGGTCTGACAATGATTTACACCACCCATTACATGGAAGAAGCAGAGCGTCTTTGCGACAGAATTGGTATTATTGATGAAGGTAAAATTATTGCAGAAGGCAGTCTCGAAGAGCTTAAAAAATCATCAAAAATCAAAGAAGAAATTCATGTAAAGTTTACGAATACGCTTAAAACAGACCTATCAAATATCTCCAATCATTTTAATGGCCAACTTTTAATTCAGGAAAATCAAATGGTGCTGTCAACTTCGCAGGCCAATACCGATTTACCAAGCCTAATTCAAATGTGTACCCATGCAAATTTACATTTGGAGAGGCTTGATGTAAAAAGTTTGAGTCTTGAGAGTGTATTTCTTGAATTAACGGGTAAATCCTTACGGGATTAA